One segment of Neodiprion fabricii isolate iyNeoFabr1 chromosome 1, iyNeoFabr1.1, whole genome shotgun sequence DNA contains the following:
- the LOC124178794 gene encoding protein pigeon isoform X2 codes for MRSHSVIGHYDRAKDNLQVLHEFSQVLNIVQATINQCHTLLGFVTKSVSPVVDQTSLTDSGTENKMPQLCEDSEVYQVYVIELCSSTKDLHNLELERSKQVRIQFLYKQRPQRDSDKFLVLIHQESVMLYTTYFDISDEEANSVKELNSESLVRTFIWAQWDSVNQVLYHIHHRRSTTSLVTEEASNSQPKTPGSYPTLSGLQFHDDLPHETVLNIPLNLPQLPGSNHCGTYEDDVIPLRVHDCSLDLIVVSDPKGMVCICHHYLYRPENQVQDPIENSCLSDLNTVHFAYSVTVLHHSCVIHCVVPGIPWVRAKLMRPTFAIYGDHHMVVFVQGSFTHLLEIGVTHEPCCHILSGPLTCVPLQSSYLVPLLDLNKNHIDANSNSNNSNNSERPRSMKASESRTNTNTKNTNSAKSDSYGGLMNSISNPLTVDLPTLDLVPLIIPADFLIDVFRKETSVEVRLGILHYFLIHRNDPDVVIELISIIAQKPRLLSVARLLEEILISGSYAAVQKNLPADAQQLISLLPFTTMQNSSNTEIKVNDLTVTLSHEKLWNTSVMLLSPQQRLVPYCNDLWTQLWDQLGKCNSDKPRFKPSQVAEKLMVSLACYQPEALSRSSTPMSPSGGFAVTAASLGELMGCRGNNKMLDSNLPFVEVENCTASKQEHVVSVNLRELSMHLLKHGTQTSTMRLQGICTPLHLHAMATRHVAAQLETSRSLCQMLCRASSVDAKTEQEQGFILIDQLDEARRSLLFTLLERYRYAIESTAFPLPQGFTSFFTYLGYRSLKYPTFLQYVQRNVFELQVDVMKVIMADSGDTKDGVCRKLGLLSLLPRSRAKRLLNQWLHPVSLMLRAREHATNILSGEISQCRGRISQHHINHNGLAAFPSADRLSPLDTFLDLLTAKASLTELDFGLLIEATVTSTEDFL; via the exons ATGCGATCACATTCTGTAATTGGCCATTATGATAGGGCAAAGGACAACTTACAG GTTTTGCACGAATTCTCTCAAGTACTGAACATTGTTCAAGCTACAATAAATCAATGTCATACACTGCTTGGCTTTGTTACTAAGTCTGTCTCTCCAGTGGTTGATCAAACATCGCTAACTGACTCCggaacagaaaataaaatgccACAGTTGTGTGAAGATTCGGAGGTGTATCAAGTTTATGTCATAGAGCTTTGTTCGAGCACTAAAGATCTTCACAATTTAGAGCTGGAGAGAAGTAAGCAGGTGCGAATTCAATTTCTCTACAAGCAACGCCCACAGAGAGATTCCGACAAGTTCCTAGTCCTTATCCATCAGGAAT CTGTAATGTTGTACACAACTTACTTTGACATATCCGACGAAGAAGCTAATTCAGTAAAGGAACTGAATTCAGAATCTTTGGTCCGGACATTTATctgggctcaatgggactctgTAAATCAAGTATTATATCATATACATCATCGCAGATCCACAACAAGCTTAGTTACAGAAGAAGCTAGCAATAGTCAACCAAAAACACCTGGATCGTACCCAACACTGAGTGGTCTCCAGTTCCATGATGATCTACCCCATGAAACAGTT TTAAATATACCATTGAATCTACCTCAGCTGCCTGGTTCCAATCATTGTGGAACATACGAGGATGACGTGATTCCCTTAAGAGTTCATGACTGTTCGTTGGACTTAATTGTTGTGTCAGACCCAAAGGGGATGGTATGCATATGCCATCATTATCTCTATCGTCCTGAAAATCAGGTGCAAGACCCAATAGAGAACAGCTGTCTCTCCGATCTCAACACGGTACATTTTGCATactccgttactgttcttcaTCATAGCTGTGTAATCCATTGCGTCGTACCAGGGATACCTTGGGTACGTGCCAAGTTGATGAGGCCAACCTTTGCTATATACGGCGATCATCACATGGTCGTATTTGTCCAAGGATCCTTCACACACTTGTTGGAGATTGGTGTGACTCACGAACCGTGTTGTCATATTCTATCTGGTCCACTAACTTGCGTACCACTACAGTCTTCTTATCTAGTACCTTTGCTAGACCTGAACAAGAATCATATTGACgctaatagtaatagtaataatagcaataatagTGAAAGGCCTCGGAGTATGAAAGCTAGTGAGAGTCGTACAAATACTAACACAAAAAACACTAATTCTGCAAAGTCGGACAGTTATGGTGGTTTGATGAATTCAATTTCTAATCCATTAACTGTAGATCTTCCAACATTGGACCTTGTGCCATTGATAATACCTGCAGACTTCTTGATCGATGTATTTCGTAAAGAAACATCTGTTGAAGTGCGACTTGGCATTCTTCACTACTTCCTGATTCATCGAAATGATCCCGATGTAGTTATAGAACTAATTTCCATCATAGCTCAGAAGCCTAGACTGTTGAGTGTTGCACGACTTTTGGAAGAAATTCTCATTTCTGGATCATATGCAGCagtgcaaaaaaatttgcctGCAGATGCGCAGCAATTAATATCGTTGCTGCCGTTTACTACAATGCAAAATAGCTCAAACACTGAAATCAAAGTGAATGATCTAACCGTCACCCTTAGCcatgaaaaattatggaatACTTCCGTTATGCTGTTGTCTCCACAACAACGACTGGTTCCCTACTGCAACGATCTATGGACCCAACTATGGGATCAGCTGGGCAAATGTAATAGTGATAAACCAAGATTCAAACCAAGTCAAGTTGCCGAAAAGCTTATGGTCTCCTTGGCCTGTTATCAACCAGAAGCCTTATCTAGATCTAGCACGCCAATGTCGCCTAGTGGAGG ATTCGCAGTGACAGCAGCTTCCTTGGGAGAGCTAATGGGCTGTCGAGGGAATAACAAGATGTTAGATTCCAATTTGCCATTCGTTGAGGTGGAGAATTGTACAGCCTCGAAACAAGAGCACGTTGTATCAGTGAATTTGCGAGAGCTCTCGATGCACCTTTTGAAACACGGAACTCAAACATCGACAATGCGATTGCAGGGAATCTGTACCCCTTTGCACTTGCATGCAATGGCAACTAGACATGTAGCTGCTCAGTTAGAAACGTCACGCTCACTGTGTCAAATGCTTTGTCGAGCCTCCAGCGTTGACGCAAAAACTGAACAAGAACAAGGATTTATTCTTAT tgatcaGTTGGATGAAGCCAGACGTTCTTTATTATTTACCCTACTGGAACGCTATCGTTATGCCATTGAAAGTACTGCATTTCCATTACCACAAGGGTTCACATCTTTTTTTACCTACCTTGGATACCGCAGTCTCAAATATCCAACATTCTTACAGTATGTACAAAGAAATGTATTTGAGCTACAGGTTGATGTTATGAAAGTAATCATGGCTG ATTCAGGTGACACAAAAGATGGAGTCTGTAGAAAATTAGGCTTGCTTTCCTTACTGCCGAGATCTAGAGCAAAAAGACTTCTTAATCAGTGGTTACATCCCGTTAGTTTGATGTTACGAGCTCGGGAACACGCTACCAACATACTATCTGGAGAAATTTCCCAGTGCCGTGGAAGAATATCGCAGCATCATATCAATCATAATG GATTAGCAGCTTTTCCTTCGGCAGACCGACTTTCACCACTTGACACATTCCTAGATTTGCTGACTGCAAAAG CTAGTCTCACAGAACTAGACTTTGGTTTGCTGATAGAAGCGACAGTAACGTCAACAGAAGATTTTCTATAA
- the LOC124178794 gene encoding protein pigeon isoform X1 — translation MAGNLAAKLCSSLHDRAVKAEQWKLLGQEKDGSLLVGWIEENCAEDEPMRSHSVIGHYDRAKDNLQVLHEFSQVLNIVQATINQCHTLLGFVTKSVSPVVDQTSLTDSGTENKMPQLCEDSEVYQVYVIELCSSTKDLHNLELERSKQVRIQFLYKQRPQRDSDKFLVLIHQESVMLYTTYFDISDEEANSVKELNSESLVRTFIWAQWDSVNQVLYHIHHRRSTTSLVTEEASNSQPKTPGSYPTLSGLQFHDDLPHETVLNIPLNLPQLPGSNHCGTYEDDVIPLRVHDCSLDLIVVSDPKGMVCICHHYLYRPENQVQDPIENSCLSDLNTVHFAYSVTVLHHSCVIHCVVPGIPWVRAKLMRPTFAIYGDHHMVVFVQGSFTHLLEIGVTHEPCCHILSGPLTCVPLQSSYLVPLLDLNKNHIDANSNSNNSNNSERPRSMKASESRTNTNTKNTNSAKSDSYGGLMNSISNPLTVDLPTLDLVPLIIPADFLIDVFRKETSVEVRLGILHYFLIHRNDPDVVIELISIIAQKPRLLSVARLLEEILISGSYAAVQKNLPADAQQLISLLPFTTMQNSSNTEIKVNDLTVTLSHEKLWNTSVMLLSPQQRLVPYCNDLWTQLWDQLGKCNSDKPRFKPSQVAEKLMVSLACYQPEALSRSSTPMSPSGGFAVTAASLGELMGCRGNNKMLDSNLPFVEVENCTASKQEHVVSVNLRELSMHLLKHGTQTSTMRLQGICTPLHLHAMATRHVAAQLETSRSLCQMLCRASSVDAKTEQEQGFILIDQLDEARRSLLFTLLERYRYAIESTAFPLPQGFTSFFTYLGYRSLKYPTFLQYVQRNVFELQVDVMKVIMADSGDTKDGVCRKLGLLSLLPRSRAKRLLNQWLHPVSLMLRAREHATNILSGEISQCRGRISQHHINHNGLAAFPSADRLSPLDTFLDLLTAKASLTELDFGLLIEATVTSTEDFL, via the exons ATGGCGGGCAATCTGGCTGCAAAGCTTTGTTCATCCTTACATGACAGGGCTGTTAAAG CCGAACAATGGAAGTTATTGGGACAAGAGAAAGATGGGTCATTATTAGTTGGATGGATAGAAGAAAATTGTGCCGAAGATGAACCAATGCGATCACATTCTGTAATTGGCCATTATGATAGGGCAAAGGACAACTTACAG GTTTTGCACGAATTCTCTCAAGTACTGAACATTGTTCAAGCTACAATAAATCAATGTCATACACTGCTTGGCTTTGTTACTAAGTCTGTCTCTCCAGTGGTTGATCAAACATCGCTAACTGACTCCggaacagaaaataaaatgccACAGTTGTGTGAAGATTCGGAGGTGTATCAAGTTTATGTCATAGAGCTTTGTTCGAGCACTAAAGATCTTCACAATTTAGAGCTGGAGAGAAGTAAGCAGGTGCGAATTCAATTTCTCTACAAGCAACGCCCACAGAGAGATTCCGACAAGTTCCTAGTCCTTATCCATCAGGAAT CTGTAATGTTGTACACAACTTACTTTGACATATCCGACGAAGAAGCTAATTCAGTAAAGGAACTGAATTCAGAATCTTTGGTCCGGACATTTATctgggctcaatgggactctgTAAATCAAGTATTATATCATATACATCATCGCAGATCCACAACAAGCTTAGTTACAGAAGAAGCTAGCAATAGTCAACCAAAAACACCTGGATCGTACCCAACACTGAGTGGTCTCCAGTTCCATGATGATCTACCCCATGAAACAGTT TTAAATATACCATTGAATCTACCTCAGCTGCCTGGTTCCAATCATTGTGGAACATACGAGGATGACGTGATTCCCTTAAGAGTTCATGACTGTTCGTTGGACTTAATTGTTGTGTCAGACCCAAAGGGGATGGTATGCATATGCCATCATTATCTCTATCGTCCTGAAAATCAGGTGCAAGACCCAATAGAGAACAGCTGTCTCTCCGATCTCAACACGGTACATTTTGCATactccgttactgttcttcaTCATAGCTGTGTAATCCATTGCGTCGTACCAGGGATACCTTGGGTACGTGCCAAGTTGATGAGGCCAACCTTTGCTATATACGGCGATCATCACATGGTCGTATTTGTCCAAGGATCCTTCACACACTTGTTGGAGATTGGTGTGACTCACGAACCGTGTTGTCATATTCTATCTGGTCCACTAACTTGCGTACCACTACAGTCTTCTTATCTAGTACCTTTGCTAGACCTGAACAAGAATCATATTGACgctaatagtaatagtaataatagcaataatagTGAAAGGCCTCGGAGTATGAAAGCTAGTGAGAGTCGTACAAATACTAACACAAAAAACACTAATTCTGCAAAGTCGGACAGTTATGGTGGTTTGATGAATTCAATTTCTAATCCATTAACTGTAGATCTTCCAACATTGGACCTTGTGCCATTGATAATACCTGCAGACTTCTTGATCGATGTATTTCGTAAAGAAACATCTGTTGAAGTGCGACTTGGCATTCTTCACTACTTCCTGATTCATCGAAATGATCCCGATGTAGTTATAGAACTAATTTCCATCATAGCTCAGAAGCCTAGACTGTTGAGTGTTGCACGACTTTTGGAAGAAATTCTCATTTCTGGATCATATGCAGCagtgcaaaaaaatttgcctGCAGATGCGCAGCAATTAATATCGTTGCTGCCGTTTACTACAATGCAAAATAGCTCAAACACTGAAATCAAAGTGAATGATCTAACCGTCACCCTTAGCcatgaaaaattatggaatACTTCCGTTATGCTGTTGTCTCCACAACAACGACTGGTTCCCTACTGCAACGATCTATGGACCCAACTATGGGATCAGCTGGGCAAATGTAATAGTGATAAACCAAGATTCAAACCAAGTCAAGTTGCCGAAAAGCTTATGGTCTCCTTGGCCTGTTATCAACCAGAAGCCTTATCTAGATCTAGCACGCCAATGTCGCCTAGTGGAGG ATTCGCAGTGACAGCAGCTTCCTTGGGAGAGCTAATGGGCTGTCGAGGGAATAACAAGATGTTAGATTCCAATTTGCCATTCGTTGAGGTGGAGAATTGTACAGCCTCGAAACAAGAGCACGTTGTATCAGTGAATTTGCGAGAGCTCTCGATGCACCTTTTGAAACACGGAACTCAAACATCGACAATGCGATTGCAGGGAATCTGTACCCCTTTGCACTTGCATGCAATGGCAACTAGACATGTAGCTGCTCAGTTAGAAACGTCACGCTCACTGTGTCAAATGCTTTGTCGAGCCTCCAGCGTTGACGCAAAAACTGAACAAGAACAAGGATTTATTCTTAT tgatcaGTTGGATGAAGCCAGACGTTCTTTATTATTTACCCTACTGGAACGCTATCGTTATGCCATTGAAAGTACTGCATTTCCATTACCACAAGGGTTCACATCTTTTTTTACCTACCTTGGATACCGCAGTCTCAAATATCCAACATTCTTACAGTATGTACAAAGAAATGTATTTGAGCTACAGGTTGATGTTATGAAAGTAATCATGGCTG ATTCAGGTGACACAAAAGATGGAGTCTGTAGAAAATTAGGCTTGCTTTCCTTACTGCCGAGATCTAGAGCAAAAAGACTTCTTAATCAGTGGTTACATCCCGTTAGTTTGATGTTACGAGCTCGGGAACACGCTACCAACATACTATCTGGAGAAATTTCCCAGTGCCGTGGAAGAATATCGCAGCATCATATCAATCATAATG GATTAGCAGCTTTTCCTTCGGCAGACCGACTTTCACCACTTGACACATTCCTAGATTTGCTGACTGCAAAAG CTAGTCTCACAGAACTAGACTTTGGTTTGCTGATAGAAGCGACAGTAACGTCAACAGAAGATTTTCTATAA